The Morganella morganii sequence GACGTTCTTCTGTATCGGCGGTCTGGCGTTGATTACCATGGCGGCAATGGCGCGTTTTCTTCCGCTGCTGCCGAGTGAGCATTCCGGCTCCCTGAAAAGTATTCCGGTTTTGTTCAGACGACCGGCGTTAGTGGGGATTTTTGTGCTGACCGCGATTGTGGTAACCGGGCATTTCACTGCTTATAACTATATTGAGCCGTTTGTGCAGACCGTTGCCGGGAAGTCACAGGATTTCGCCACGCTGTTTCTGCTGATTTTCGGGGCTGCGGGGATTATCGGCAGTGTGATTTTCAGCCGTTACAACACCCGGCTGCCGCTGCTGTTTCTGCCTGCTGCGATAACACTACTGACGGTATGCCTGATGCTGCTGATGACCAGCCGCGTGACCGATACCGCGCTGATTATCCTCGGGGTTGTCTGGGGGATCGGTATGATGTGTACCGCGCTGGGGTTACAGGTCAAAGTGATCGATTTGTCACCGGATGCCACCGATCTGGCGATGTCTGTTTATTCGGGCATTTTTAATATCGGTATCGGCGGCGGGGCGCTGCTTGGTAATCAGGTGATTATTCATATGGGAATGGAACAGATAGGTTATGCTGGAGCGGTGTTTGCTGTGGCGGGTGTGCTTATCTCACTGTTTGTTTTCAGCCGTTACCGGGCCTTGTTTATACAAAGGCCGAAAGCGGAGAGCCGTATTACCTCGCATAATCCGTCATAAATTAATCATATCCCGCACCGTTTCGCTGCGGGATTTTTTTTCTGATTTCTTTATAATATCCGCCTTACTGAGTGATAAAGATATGAACGGGTGATTTATGAATGGTTTATTGTGGCTGACGCTGGCCGTGGGCGCAGAAGTGGTGGCGACCTCAATGTTACGGGCGGCGGACGGTTTTACCCGGCTGATACCGTCGGTCGTGGTGGTTATCGGTTATTGTGTGTCGTTCTGGGCACTGTCTCAGGTGGTGCGGATGATGCCGCTGGGGATAGCGTATGCTATCTGGTCCGGAATGGGGATTGTGATTGTCTCTGCCGCCGCTTATTTTATCTATCACCAGAAACTGGATTTACCCGCAGTTATCGGGATGGCTCTCATTATTGCGGGTGTATTAGTGATAAATTTATTCTCGAAAAGCAGTGTTCACTGAGCTGCATCCGCAGCTATGAGGCCATAATCATGATATCAGTTCCATTTCTCCGCCGTCCGGGGCGGGTATTGTGCAGTGTTATTGTTGCGGCAGCGGCTTTTGCTGCGGGTTGCAGCAGTTCACCGGATACGGTGCAGCAGAAACAGATCCCGCGCTATCAGCAACCGTTAATTGATTTAACCGAAGATGCCCGTGCCAGCTGCAGCTATGCAGGCGGAACGCCGTCACTTATCCGCGAGCTGAACGGCGCACAGACACCGGGGTGTCAGTTTGCCAACGGCAAACGCTGCAGTCAGCAGTCACTGCTTTCCGGAAGTTGCGGATCGGTATTGTGAGAGATGCTCTGAACAGCCGCGTTATGATAACGCGGCTGTTATTGATTGGGTAAGATCAGAACAGGCGACGCGGCTGTTTGCGGTGAATGAACTGGGATAATAATACCAGCGCACTGATCAGCAGATATACAGCAAAGATACCGATAAGCCACTGCGGCATATCCAGTTTCAGGAATACCCATTGCTGAACCGCACAGTCACCGGATGCTTCGAACACTGACGGAAGCCAGGTATTGAGCGGCAGCCATTCCGGGAAATTCACAAAGAAATCACAGGTATTGAACGGAGACGGGTAGAGCTGGATCATGGTGTGTTCCCATGACAGCTGTAATCCGGCAATCCCGCTGTAAATCCACAGGACAATAGCCAGCCAGCGGATAATGGCGCTGCGCGGCGCTATCCAGCCCAGGAATCCGGCAAAGGCAATGCCCAGAACGGCAATACGTTCATAAATACACATCACACACGGCTGTAATCCCATTCCGTGCTGAAAGAACAGGGCGATACCGTCGAGTGCCAGTGCGGAGATCATCAGTAAAAACCATGCACTGCGGCCCCGCGAACACTCATAAAGATAAGTCAGCATAATTGTATCCGGGTTATCCGATTAATAAGAAACAGATTAACTAACGCAGCGACTGTACGATAAAAAATACAGCAACGCACCCCTTTTCCGCATTTACGGCGGGCAGAAACAAAAAAACCGGAATAACACTGTTATTCCGGTTAGTACAGTGTAAAAAGGTGGTTACGGCAGTGTAATCACACCATTGGCAGCCATCCATTCTGAAACCGGCACCAGCCATAATTCAACACCGAAGAAACCGACCAGTGTCATCACGATGGTGTAAGGCAGCGCCATGATCACCATTTTTCCGTAGGAAAGCCGGATCAGCGGTGCCAGTGCGGACGTCAGCAGGAACAGGAATGCCGCCTGGCCGTTTGGTGTCGCCACTGACGGCAGGTTTGTCCCGGTATTGATAGCAACGGCCAGATATTCATACTGTGTATAGGATACCAGTCCGGCTTTCATCGCCGTCATTGCCTCATTGATATAGACCGTGCCGACAAAGACGTTATCAGAGACCGCCGAAAGCAGGCCGTTGAACAGATAGAACAGCGACAACTGCGACGACGGATCCGAACTGAGGACAAACTGGATAAACGGTGTGAATAATTTCTGGTCAACAATTACCGCAACGACGGAGAAAAACACAGTCAGCAGTGCGGTAAACGGCAGTGCTTCTTCGAAAGCCTCACCGAGAGCATGTTCTTCCGTGATCCCGCAGAATGCCGTCGCGAGAATAATCACTGATAAACCGATAAGTCCGACTTCGGCGAGATGCAGAGCCAGCGCAGTAATCAGCCAGATACCGATAAGGCCCTGAACAATCAGCTGCATTTTTTCCTGTTTAGTCCGGCGTGCTGCGGATTTTTGTGCATTATCTTCCAGTACGGCTCTGACCCGCTCCGGCAGTTCCGCACCGTAACCGAACAGTTTAAACCGTTCCACCAGGTAGCAGACCAGCAGACCACAGACAAACACCGGAATTGTCACCGGTGCCATGCGCAGGAAGAAATTCACGAAATCCCACCCGGCATGTTTGGCAATAATCAGGTTCTGCGGTTCACCGACCATGGTCATCACGCCGCCGAGAGCAGTACCGATACCGGCATGCATCATCAGGCTGCGCAGAAAGGCGCGGAACTGGTCCAGTGTCTGGCGCTTTTCGGTGCTGTCGATAAATTCATCATCACTGAGCGTCACCGTTTCTTTTCCGGAAGAGGCATACTGATGATAAATCGCATAAAACCCGACAGACACACTGATCACCACGGCGATCACCGTCAGTGCATCCAGAAACGCGGATAAAAAGGCACTTGCCAGACAGAAAGCAAGAGAAAGCGCGCGTTTGGAACGGATAGACAGGAGCAGTTTGGTAAACAGAAACAGCAGCAGCTGCTTCATAAAGTAAATACCGGCAACCATAAAGATCAGCAGCAGGATAACCTCAAGGTTATTCACAATCTCATGGCTGATTTGCGCCGGCGATGTCATGCCGATCAGTACCGCCTCAATCGCCAGCAGGCCGCCGGGTTGCAGCGGATAGCATTTCAGCGCCATCGCAAGGGTGAAAATAAACTCAATGACCAGCAGCCAGCCGGCTGTAAAAGGGTCAATAAAGAAGTAAACAACCGGATTTATAATTAAAAAAAGAATAATAGCAAGCTTATACCAGTCAGGGGAGTGACCCATGAAGTTCTTCAGGAAGGCCTGCCGCATTGATATTTCCATTGTTGCTGTGTGTCCTCCGCAGGGGGTGAAAAGATGATCCGCGTATAACTACAGTGCTTTATACTACGCCGGTATTCTGAATTTATTAAGAATTTAAATCAACTGATGGTCACAGGTTGTACCATTGTGATTTATGACCGGATTCACTCTTTCGCAAGCTGATTGCTATATCGCAGCGTCACATTCTGTTATCATCCGGATAATTGGAAGGTTAATTGTTTTGGACGAAGTCACCTATGGTAATCAAGGCGCAGAGCCCTGCGGGGTTTGCAGAAGAGTATATTATTGAAAGTATCTGGAATAACCGCTTTCCGCCGGGATCCATTTTACCCGCAGAGCGTGAGTTATCTGAACTGATTGGTGTGACCCGGACAACCCTGCGTGAAGTGTTACAACGCCTTGCCAGAGATGGCTGGCTGACGATTCAGCACGGTAAACCGACAAAAATTAATAATTTCTGGGAAACATCCGGACTGAACATCCTGGAAACCATTGCCCGTCTCGATCACGAAAGCGCGCCGAAACTGATTGAGAACCTGCTGGCAGCCAGGACCAATATTGCCTCTATTTTTATCCGTACTGCGTTTCGCAATAATCCGGAAAAATCACTGGAAATTCTCAGTCAGGAAAATGAACCGGATGATAATTCCGATGCGTTCAGCCAGTATGATTATGACGTGTTCCGCGGCCTGGCATTTGCCTCTGGTAACCCGATTTACGGTCTGATCCTCAACGGTCTGAAAGGGTTGTACACCCGTGTCGGCCGCTTCTATTTCGCAAGCCCGGAAGCCCGTAAACTGGCGCGGAATTTTTATCAGCAGCTGACCGGCCTGTGCCGCGAAAAAGCCTATGATAAAGTGCTGGATTGTGTCCGCAGCTACGGCAAAGAGAGCGGTACTATCTGGCAGACCATGCAGAGCGGCATTGCACAGGATCTGAATCCGCAGTAACACAGACGGTATATGATGAAAAACCGGCGCTGAGCCGGTTTTTTGTTATGCGCGGGCCAGTGCCTGTAATATCGCCTGTGACTGTGTCCAGAGCAGGGAGCCACCTTCTTCCGCAAACAGATGATGCTCCGCGCGGGGAAAGCGTCCCGCCAGGATTT is a genomic window containing:
- the fadR gene encoding fatty acid metabolism transcriptional regulator FadR yields the protein MVIKAQSPAGFAEEYIIESIWNNRFPPGSILPAERELSELIGVTRTTLREVLQRLARDGWLTIQHGKPTKINNFWETSGLNILETIARLDHESAPKLIENLLAARTNIASIFIRTAFRNNPEKSLEILSQENEPDDNSDAFSQYDYDVFRGLAFASGNPIYGLILNGLKGLYTRVGRFYFASPEARKLARNFYQQLTGLCREKAYDKVLDCVRSYGKESGTIWQTMQSGIAQDLNPQ
- a CDS encoding sugar transporter, with the protein product MTETLSRNQAWLRVMVLAVAAFVFNTTEFIPVALLSDISAGFSMQPAETGLMITIYAWVVALTSLPLMLLTARIERRKLLLWLFTVFVISHIVSGLAQRFDVLVVSRIGVALAHAVFWSITASLAVRVAPPGKKSQALGLLATGTALATVLGLPIGRVIGQWVGWRMTFFCIGGLALITMAAMARFLPLLPSEHSGSLKSIPVLFRRPALVGIFVLTAIVVTGHFTAYNYIEPFVQTVAGKSQDFATLFLLIFGAAGIIGSVIFSRYNTRLPLLFLPAAITLLTVCLMLLMTSRVTDTALIILGVVWGIGMMCTALGLQVKVIDLSPDATDLAMSVYSGIFNIGIGGGALLGNQVIIHMGMEQIGYAGAVFAVAGVLISLFVFSRYRALFIQRPKAESRITSHNPS
- a CDS encoding putative hemolysin, with product MISVPFLRRPGRVLCSVIVAAAAFAAGCSSSPDTVQQKQIPRYQQPLIDLTEDARASCSYAGGTPSLIRELNGAQTPGCQFANGKRCSQQSLLSGSCGSVL
- a CDS encoding SMR family transporter; translated protein: MNGLLWLTLAVGAEVVATSMLRAADGFTRLIPSVVVVIGYCVSFWALSQVVRMMPLGIAYAIWSGMGIVIVSAAAYFIYHQKLDLPAVIGMALIIAGVLVINLFSKSSVH
- the nhaB gene encoding sodium/proton antiporter NhaB, yielding MEISMRQAFLKNFMGHSPDWYKLAIILFLIINPVVYFFIDPFTAGWLLVIEFIFTLAMALKCYPLQPGGLLAIEAVLIGMTSPAQISHEIVNNLEVILLLIFMVAGIYFMKQLLLFLFTKLLLSIRSKRALSLAFCLASAFLSAFLDALTVIAVVISVSVGFYAIYHQYASSGKETVTLSDDEFIDSTEKRQTLDQFRAFLRSLMMHAGIGTALGGVMTMVGEPQNLIIAKHAGWDFVNFFLRMAPVTIPVFVCGLLVCYLVERFKLFGYGAELPERVRAVLEDNAQKSAARRTKQEKMQLIVQGLIGIWLITALALHLAEVGLIGLSVIILATAFCGITEEHALGEAFEEALPFTALLTVFFSVVAVIVDQKLFTPFIQFVLSSDPSSQLSLFYLFNGLLSAVSDNVFVGTVYINEAMTAMKAGLVSYTQYEYLAVAINTGTNLPSVATPNGQAAFLFLLTSALAPLIRLSYGKMVIMALPYTIVMTLVGFFGVELWLVPVSEWMAANGVITLP
- the dsbB gene encoding disulfide bond formation protein DsbB; this encodes MLTYLYECSRGRSAWFLLMISALALDGIALFFQHGMGLQPCVMCIYERIAVLGIAFAGFLGWIAPRSAIIRWLAIVLWIYSGIAGLQLSWEHTMIQLYPSPFNTCDFFVNFPEWLPLNTWLPSVFEASGDCAVQQWVFLKLDMPQWLIGIFAVYLLISALVLLSQFIHRKQPRRLF